The Candidatus Hydrogenedens sp. genome has a segment encoding these proteins:
- a CDS encoding ROK family protein translates to MNLNWMFVKSKLTPPMDPNFIPPKLVNEQFKSKVKETKDAVKVVIALERLNKSISRFETKIFPEGHPLFESSYFYIERILKFLLWQKGGWKIYIYAPKQLIQYIEKTYSPQGERAFDYKFMGEDVYEQLFTIVPCKSEEEVPLANETSQRLGRHTEGCRVGFDLGASDRKASAVIDGEVVYSEEKIWEPRKHSDPAYHYNEIMTAIKTAASKMPRLDAVGGSAAGVYVNNRAMVASLFRGVPKERFHEVHELFNRMGEELGVPLVVVNDGEVTALAGSMSIGDNSVLGIALGSSEAGGYVTPSGNITDWLNELAFAPVDYNPNAPVEEWSGDKGVGANYFSQQCVFRLAPKAGIKVPDNITDAEKLKLIQDELEKGNPEVIKIWQTMGVYLGYTLAHYYDFYEIKHVLILGRCTSGKGGPIMLDECLNVLKIEFPDISEKIKVQLPDEKNRRVGQSIAAASLPELKK, encoded by the coding sequence ATGAATTTGAACTGGATGTTTGTAAAATCTAAATTAACTCCTCCTATGGACCCTAATTTTATTCCCCCCAAGTTAGTAAATGAACAATTTAAAAGTAAAGTTAAAGAAACAAAAGATGCGGTAAAAGTCGTTATTGCTCTGGAGAGATTAAATAAGTCGATTTCACGGTTTGAAACAAAAATATTTCCAGAAGGGCATCCTTTGTTTGAATCAAGTTATTTTTATATCGAACGGATTCTAAAATTTTTATTGTGGCAAAAAGGAGGATGGAAAATATATATTTATGCTCCAAAACAATTAATTCAATATATAGAAAAAACATATTCACCTCAGGGGGAGAGAGCATTTGATTATAAATTTATGGGTGAAGATGTATATGAGCAACTATTTACAATAGTGCCATGTAAATCAGAAGAGGAAGTTCCCCTTGCAAATGAGACATCTCAACGTTTAGGTAGACATACCGAAGGGTGTAGAGTTGGATTTGATTTAGGTGCTTCTGACCGCAAAGCGTCAGCCGTTATTGACGGGGAAGTAGTGTATAGTGAAGAAAAAATTTGGGAACCTCGTAAACATTCAGACCCTGCTTATCATTATAATGAAATAATGACAGCGATAAAGACAGCAGCATCAAAAATGCCACGTTTGGACGCAGTAGGGGGAAGTGCTGCAGGGGTATATGTCAATAATCGTGCAATGGTAGCTTCTTTGTTTAGAGGTGTCCCGAAAGAACGATTTCATGAAGTGCACGAGTTATTCAACCGTATGGGTGAAGAATTAGGTGTTCCTCTTGTTGTCGTAAATGATGGTGAAGTTACTGCATTAGCTGGCTCTATGTCCATTGGTGATAATTCTGTTTTAGGAATTGCATTAGGTTCCAGTGAGGCGGGGGGATATGTTACCCCTTCGGGGAATATTACTGACTGGCTAAATGAACTTGCTTTCGCTCCAGTAGATTATAATCCGAATGCACCTGTGGAAGAATGGTCTGGTGATAAGGGAGTAGGTGCTAATTATTTCTCACAACAATGTGTGTTTAGACTTGCTCCGAAGGCAGGAATAAAAGTCCCTGACAATATTACAGATGCAGAAAAATTAAAGTTAATACAGGATGAATTAGAAAAAGGGAATCCTGAAGTCATTAAAATATGGCAAACCATGGGAGTCTATTTGGGTTATACCCTTGCCCATTATTATGATTTCTATGAAATAAAACATGTGCTTATTTTAGGAAGATGTACATCTGGTAAGGGTGGTCCTATTATGCTGGATGAATGCCTAAATGTTTTAAAAATAGAATTCCCAGATATCAGTGAAAAAATAAAAGTGCAATTACCTGATGAAAAAAATAGAAGGGTTGGTCAATCTATCGCTGCTGCAAGTTTGCCTGAACTCAAAAAGTAA
- a CDS encoding MazG nucleotide pyrophosphohydrolase domain-containing protein, with protein MKKEDLLNFNKNEAGEVFEVLIELARYLRSPEGCPWDRKQTSLDFAKYANEECQEYIEALEKGNNSDINEEFGDVLFILIASAVAGESEGKINLLEALQCAHKKMIRRHEHVFGDKKAVTEEEAWNSWHKIKEAEKKSKST; from the coding sequence ATGAAAAAAGAAGATTTATTAAATTTTAATAAAAATGAAGCAGGAGAAGTATTTGAGGTTTTAATTGAACTTGCACGATATTTAAGAAGCCCAGAAGGTTGTCCATGGGATCGAAAACAAACATCTTTAGATTTTGCCAAATATGCAAATGAAGAATGCCAAGAGTATATAGAAGCATTGGAGAAAGGCAACAATTCAGATATAAATGAAGAGTTTGGAGATGTTTTATTTATATTGATTGCTTCAGCAGTTGCAGGAGAATCAGAAGGAAAAATAAATTTATTAGAAGCATTACAATGTGCCCACAAAAAAATGATACGACGACATGAACATGTCTTTGGAGACAAAAAAGCAGTTACAGAAGAAGAAGCATGGAATTCGTGGCATAAAATCAAAGAAGCGGAAAAGAAAAGTAAATCTACTTGA
- the mpl gene encoding UDP-N-acetylmuramate:L-alanyl-gamma-D-glutamyl-meso-diaminopimelate ligase, with protein MKIHFSGIGGTAMIGGAYLAKQKGYEIRGSDNPLYPPTSILVKKLSVPIYECYKSSNLDWGPDIVVIGNALSRGNEEVETVLDKRMTYTSLPEWLRYNILQKRKSIVVSGTHGKTTTTSLIAWILKVANMKPGYLIGGYPIDFEFPAELGEENSYFVIEGDEYDTAFFDKRAKFLHYLPQVVVITSLEYDHSDIYNNIHEIEKAFQLLLRTVPSKGLVCLCGDNNAQILKEYCFSQSITYGFSDECLWKTKVEFSADNKQMEQHIYYKDKYLGKVTTSLFGNHNALNILCGVAVTHSLGIPFSVIRDGISSFRGVRRRQEIFFMAQGKTFIDDFAHHPTAIKETLLSFKMKYPDKRIIAVFEPRSNTTVTNIFQNEITDALSLANEVWITPIYREEKIPEEKRLNKIEIVEILNKRGIKANNAKTYDEIFQYLCNNLEGEVIVILMSNGACGHLRENIQNYYSKK; from the coding sequence ATGAAAATACATTTTTCTGGTATCGGTGGAACCGCAATGATAGGCGGAGCTTATTTAGCAAAGCAGAAAGGCTATGAAATTCGAGGGAGTGATAATCCTTTATACCCTCCCACGTCTATTTTAGTTAAAAAACTATCTGTTCCAATTTATGAATGTTATAAATCGAGTAATTTAGATTGGGGTCCTGATATTGTCGTTATTGGTAATGCCCTTAGTCGTGGAAATGAAGAAGTCGAAACAGTATTAGATAAACGAATGACTTATACAAGCTTACCAGAATGGTTACGATATAACATATTACAAAAGAGAAAGTCTATTGTCGTTTCAGGAACTCATGGAAAGACAACAACGACTTCTTTAATAGCATGGATTTTGAAGGTTGCTAATATGAAACCTGGATATTTGATTGGGGGATATCCTATCGATTTTGAATTTCCTGCTGAGTTAGGAGAAGAAAATTCTTATTTTGTAATTGAAGGTGATGAATATGACACGGCATTTTTCGACAAAAGAGCAAAATTTCTTCATTATTTACCACAGGTTGTTGTAATTACATCCCTTGAATATGACCATAGTGATATATATAACAATATTCATGAAATTGAGAAGGCATTCCAATTATTGTTAAGAACCGTTCCCTCTAAAGGACTTGTGTGTTTATGTGGCGATAATAACGCACAAATTTTGAAAGAATATTGTTTTTCACAGAGTATCACTTATGGATTTTCAGACGAATGTCTCTGGAAAACGAAGGTTGAATTTAGTGCAGATAATAAACAAATGGAACAACATATATATTATAAAGATAAATATTTAGGAAAAGTAACAACATCCTTATTTGGTAATCATAATGCCCTTAATATCCTTTGTGGGGTGGCTGTTACTCACTCATTAGGTATTCCTTTTTCTGTTATAAGGGATGGGATAAGCAGTTTTAGAGGTGTCCGAAGAAGGCAGGAGATATTTTTTATGGCACAGGGCAAGACCTTTATTGATGATTTTGCACATCATCCAACTGCTATTAAAGAAACATTATTATCGTTCAAAATGAAATACCCTGATAAAAGAATAATTGCTGTCTTTGAACCACGTTCAAATACTACTGTAACAAATATATTTCAAAATGAGATTACAGACGCTTTGTCATTAGCAAATGAGGTGTGGATAACACCTATTTATAGAGAGGAGAAAATACCAGAAGAGAAAAGATTAAATAAAATAGAAATTGTCGAAATTCTTAATAAAAGAGGTATAAAAGCAAATAATGCCAAAACTTATGATGAAATATTTCAATACCTATGTAATAATTTAGAAGGGGAAGTAATAGTGATTTTGATGAGTAATGGTGCTTGTGGTCATTTAAGAGAAAACATCCAAAATTATTACTCTAAGAAATAA
- a CDS encoding DUF1015 domain-containing protein — translation MPFIRGFKALHYNPEKIDDFANVIVPPYDIINSEMRDNLAKRSEYNFVHIDLPIDTNCKSKYENAGELFKEWQEKEIFIRDSHISAYWLRQRFTDIRGIQMERLTLLSLIKIPLHGEENQILPHEKTFEKPIEDRLSLMKTTNAQLSPVFLIFSDTERHINKVFYNLIKNENKQPEICVTTIDGVFNEIWQTRWIEELTEIFKDKTLYIADGHHRFKTAKHLLQEKLGSVEEIKKDRNMIEPYFYLFTGLVAFEDPGLIINAPHRVIKNIEIDYDSFFSKLSVYFNIVHIEGNPIDYIHKRENNCGDKSKTSRCFGFVDKNKGRFILELKEEGLKRLIEKQNTKALHETDVYVLHKLLFEEVLKLTPENPLIYETNPFRCIEMVEMENCSMAFLINPISPHTIKKCADNHEFMPQKATYFFPKIPSGLIVYELSNESL, via the coding sequence ATGCCTTTTATACGAGGATTTAAAGCACTTCATTATAATCCTGAGAAAATAGATGATTTTGCCAATGTTATTGTTCCGCCTTATGACATTATAAATTCAGAAATGAGAGACAATCTGGCAAAGAGAAGTGAATATAACTTTGTTCATATTGACCTACCTATTGACACAAATTGCAAAAGTAAATATGAAAATGCAGGAGAATTATTTAAGGAGTGGCAAGAAAAGGAGATTTTTATCCGTGATAGTCATATTAGTGCTTATTGGCTAAGGCAACGTTTTACAGATATACGGGGTATTCAAATGGAAAGATTAACATTGTTGTCGTTAATAAAAATTCCATTGCATGGGGAAGAAAATCAGATTCTACCCCACGAGAAGACATTTGAAAAGCCGATTGAGGACAGACTTTCTTTGATGAAGACTACAAATGCACAGTTAAGTCCTGTATTTTTGATTTTCTCCGATACAGAACGACATATTAACAAAGTTTTTTATAATTTAATAAAGAATGAAAACAAACAACCCGAAATATGCGTTACAACCATTGATGGTGTTTTTAATGAGATATGGCAAACACGATGGATTGAAGAGTTGACAGAGATATTTAAAGATAAAACATTATATATTGCAGATGGTCATCATCGTTTTAAGACAGCAAAACATCTTCTTCAAGAAAAACTGGGTTCGGTAGAGGAAATTAAGAAAGATAGGAATATGATAGAGCCATATTTTTATCTTTTTACTGGTTTAGTTGCGTTTGAAGACCCAGGGTTAATAATAAATGCACCTCATAGAGTTATCAAAAATATAGAAATAGATTATGACAGTTTTTTTTCTAAATTAAGTGTTTACTTTAATATTGTGCATATTGAAGGAAATCCCATAGATTATATACATAAAAGAGAGAATAATTGCGGAGATAAAAGTAAAACATCTCGGTGTTTTGGATTTGTAGATAAAAACAAAGGAAGGTTTATCCTTGAACTTAAAGAGGAAGGGCTGAAAAGACTGATAGAGAAGCAGAATACAAAAGCATTACATGAGACAGATGTATATGTACTTCATAAATTACTTTTTGAGGAAGTTCTAAAACTTACTCCAGAAAATCCCTTAATTTATGAGACCAATCCTTTCCGTTGTATTGAAATGGTAGAGATGGAAAATTGTTCGATGGCTTTCCTCATAAATCCTATTTCGCCACACACAATAAAAAAATGTGCAGATAACCATGAGTTTATGCCTCAAAAGGCAACATACTTCTTCCCTAAAATACCCAGCGGACTTATTGTATATGAACTTTCAAATGAAAGTTTATAA
- a CDS encoding sugar phosphate isomerase/epimerase family protein, translated as MFYSGISDEAGKSIQKQIQAHKELGWSYMELRMVDGVNFTQVSEEVFNYVKDELEKNQMKVSCFASAIANWARPITCDPQIDINDLKNAIPRMHQLNTQFIRVMSYPNDPKNPIDEKEWRNEAIRRMKELAKIAEDGGVILVHENCSGWGGLSADNSNILLGEVDSPALKVVFDTGNPVTYGQDAWEYYLKVKKDIVYVHIKDAKKINGEDVYCLCGEGDGYVPEIIFDLLKSGYDGGFSIEPHLAAVIHTGQQAESEEQLYNSYIQYGKKLMEIVSNALSKLNK; from the coding sequence ATGTTTTATTCAGGTATTAGCGACGAAGCTGGCAAATCTATTCAAAAACAGATACAAGCACATAAAGAATTGGGATGGTCATACATGGAGTTAAGAATGGTCGATGGCGTAAACTTCACACAGGTTTCAGAAGAGGTATTTAATTACGTTAAAGATGAATTAGAGAAAAATCAAATGAAGGTTTCGTGCTTTGCAAGTGCTATTGCAAATTGGGCACGACCTATCACATGTGACCCACAAATTGATATTAACGATTTGAAAAATGCTATTCCCAGAATGCATCAACTTAATACTCAATTTATTCGCGTTATGAGTTATCCTAATGACCCTAAAAATCCTATTGACGAAAAAGAATGGAGAAACGAAGCCATAAGAAGGATGAAAGAGTTGGCAAAAATTGCAGAGGATGGAGGTGTTATCCTTGTTCATGAAAATTGTAGTGGTTGGGGCGGTTTATCTGCAGACAATAGCAATATTCTTTTAGGTGAGGTGGATAGTCCTGCGTTGAAAGTCGTTTTTGACACTGGGAATCCAGTGACTTATGGACAAGATGCATGGGAGTATTATTTGAAGGTAAAAAAAGATATTGTATATGTTCATATTAAGGATGCTAAAAAAATTAATGGTGAGGATGTTTATTGTCTTTGTGGGGAAGGTGATGGATATGTCCCTGAAATTATATTTGATCTTTTAAAATCTGGTTATGATGGCGGGTTCTCTATTGAACCTCATCTTGCAGCTGTAATTCACACGGGTCAACAGGCAGAGAGTGAAGAACAACTTTACAATTCATACATACAATATGGCAAAAAACTTATGGAAATTGTAAGCAATGCTCTTTCTAAATTAAACAAGTAA
- a CDS encoding sugar phosphate isomerase/epimerase family protein encodes MNHYSRRSFLKSTVLSSLLLTQSFRKAYSKDEADNTNTTSNKIVVFSKYLQNLHWENLAVACEDCGLDGIDLTVRDDGHVIPEKVEEDLPKVVEIFRKNNLDVVMITTRLLSAEEPYAEQILKTAGALKIPYARIGYHHYKDKINIKEQISNVKKDLQGLTTLAEKYNVILGYHNHSGLNNFGGPIWDLIEVFQEINSPYLGSNFDIGHVKAEGFGGAWKANTIAILPWIRMIAVKDFTVENNKTNWVPLGKGCVPVKEMFDIILKQGAFKGPISIHMEYNTKSEAEKLDYIKASAQMIKSII; translated from the coding sequence ATGAACCATTATTCCAGACGAAGCTTCTTAAAATCTACAGTATTAAGTTCTCTATTACTTACTCAGTCATTCCGAAAAGCATACTCTAAAGACGAAGCAGATAATACTAACACAACTTCTAATAAAATCGTTGTATTTTCAAAATATTTACAAAACCTTCATTGGGAAAATCTTGCAGTTGCATGTGAAGATTGTGGGCTTGACGGTATTGATTTAACGGTTCGTGATGATGGACATGTAATTCCAGAAAAAGTAGAGGAAGACTTGCCTAAAGTTGTTGAAATCTTTCGGAAAAATAACTTAGATGTAGTAATGATAACAACACGCCTGCTCAGTGCTGAAGAACCTTATGCAGAACAAATATTAAAAACCGCAGGTGCTTTAAAAATCCCTTATGCTCGTATTGGCTACCATCATTATAAAGATAAAATAAATATTAAAGAACAAATCTCAAATGTGAAAAAAGACCTACAGGGATTAACAACCTTAGCCGAAAAATATAATGTAATCTTAGGCTATCACAACCATAGTGGTTTAAATAACTTCGGTGGGCCCATTTGGGACCTAATTGAAGTATTTCAAGAGATTAATTCACCCTATTTAGGCTCAAATTTTGATATAGGGCATGTTAAAGCGGAAGGATTTGGTGGGGCATGGAAAGCAAACACGATAGCCATACTTCCATGGATACGAATGATAGCGGTAAAAGATTTTACAGTTGAAAATAACAAAACTAACTGGGTTCCCTTGGGAAAGGGTTGTGTCCCTGTAAAAGAAATGTTTGATATTATTCTTAAACAGGGGGCATTTAAGGGTCCAATATCCATTCACATGGAATATAATACAAAATCTGAAGCTGAAAAATTAGACTATATTAAAGCCTCAGCACAAATGATAAAAAGTATTATTTAA
- a CDS encoding alpha/beta fold hydrolase — MSVLIFLVSIVIIALIAYAYFIYTIANQEKINTNEVYYVRTKDLWEIRLCRFRNNFEKKPPILFVHGFGSNQNNFLLPFEYSIVNYLKNNNFDCWTIDMRGCKSSKPPFGRTHHDATIDDVLLYDLPSVIDFILKMSGYKRLFWVGHSLGGMLLYAYLIHYGSEKIAGGITLGAPIGFLKTEMVIPLSLVKIQKQFPNAVFLLFRMLIPILKFFKIGNSLFPINPSNMNPNMTAWDLCKMVEPPSTKMVEEMIPWLNEKKWTMLNGQLNILEHLSELNIPLLLFYAPDDPFVNLECAKDFFNSLKFNDKKMLILSADNGCKHNYNHCDLAFGENGEEEVFKPIKDWLDKHEIYIYDSSDSAKTTKAKKSQTTRTPMTKEERKTILSGKAYKNTTRNRSNKNINTNEEKEKL; from the coding sequence ATGTCAGTATTAATTTTTTTAGTTAGCATTGTAATAATTGCACTTATTGCTTATGCGTACTTTATATATACCATTGCAAATCAAGAGAAAATAAATACAAATGAAGTTTATTATGTTCGGACAAAAGATTTATGGGAAATTCGTTTGTGCAGATTTAGAAATAATTTTGAAAAGAAACCACCTATTCTTTTTGTTCATGGCTTTGGCTCAAACCAGAATAACTTCTTACTTCCATTTGAGTATAGCATTGTAAATTATCTTAAAAATAATAATTTCGACTGTTGGACTATAGATATGCGAGGTTGTAAGTCTTCAAAACCTCCATTTGGAAGAACTCATCATGATGCTACTATTGATGATGTTCTCTTATATGATTTACCAAGCGTTATCGATTTTATTTTAAAAATGTCTGGCTATAAAAGACTTTTCTGGGTGGGACATTCTTTAGGAGGGATGTTATTATACGCATATTTAATTCATTATGGTTCAGAAAAAATCGCTGGAGGTATTACATTAGGTGCTCCTATAGGTTTTTTAAAGACTGAGATGGTTATACCGTTGTCACTCGTTAAAATTCAAAAACAATTCCCGAATGCTGTGTTTCTTTTATTTAGAATGTTAATTCCTATATTGAAATTTTTCAAAATAGGTAATTCCCTATTCCCTATTAATCCATCAAATATGAATCCAAACATGACTGCTTGGGATTTATGCAAAATGGTGGAACCACCTTCTACTAAAATGGTGGAAGAGATGATCCCGTGGTTAAATGAAAAGAAATGGACAATGCTAAATGGTCAACTTAATATTCTTGAACATTTATCAGAGTTGAATATTCCTTTGTTGCTTTTTTATGCCCCTGATGACCCATTTGTCAATTTAGAATGTGCTAAAGATTTTTTTAACTCATTAAAGTTTAATGATAAAAAAATGCTTATTCTTAGTGCTGATAATGGCTGTAAACACAATTATAATCATTGTGATTTGGCCTTTGGTGAAAACGGTGAAGAAGAAGTATTTAAACCAATAAAAGATTGGTTGGATAAACATGAAATTTATATTTATGATTCATCTGATAGTGCAAAAACAACAAAAGCCAAAAAATCACAAACAACAAGAACTCCAATGACAAAAGAAGAAAGAAAAACTATTCTGTCGGGAAAAGCGTATAAAAATACCACAAGGAATAGAAGCAATAAAAATATAAATACAAATGAAGAAAAGGAAAAACTGTAA
- the uvrC gene encoding excinuclease ABC subunit UvrC, whose translation MDNKVHPQNSSELINDTFNKKIIDLNTIPTSPGCYLFYDEKGKVIYVGKSNNLRARIRTYFQLNDTRYHIRFLISKAHKIDYLITKNEKEALLLENTLIKQHKPRYNIRLKDDKNFLSLRIDPSEKYPRLTFVRKPKNDNALYFGPFHVASAIRELYKQLHFVVPLRRCSDNMFNNRTRPCLYYQLGTCPAPCVGYINEDDYAKLVNQAILVLQGNTEALEKELTLEIKKEAEQLHFEKAGLLRDRLFALRKIMEPQKTILNNYSRNIDVWGFYSSDKIAVFLILFYQEGKLIGSYNFTIKLPTEIPISEFLSSLLLELYTHNLSVPEEILLPIHIQETSQLETILTEKKGTKVKITSSTKGKNTELLDLALKNAETKFREEYNLQTNQGAILQEIQNILHIPRMPIRIECFDASTLQGNNTVVGMVVFENGIPKKSDYRQFSIKTSNINDDYFALRDALTRRFRDLTDLPLPDLLLIDGGKGQLNVALSVLNDLSISDVYCVSIAKARNYSFSKNNSSSQERFFTPNRCNPIIIKNKTSNALLLLQRIRDETHRFSIQYHRKKRLVKDLSSSINISGLGKNTTEKLLKHFKSFDKIRNASIQELKCVKGIGDTLATLIYNYFQTPQNNHK comes from the coding sequence ATGGATAACAAAGTTCATCCTCAAAATAGTTCAGAACTAATTAACGATACTTTTAATAAAAAGATTATTGATTTAAATACTATTCCAACTTCACCTGGTTGCTATCTTTTTTATGATGAAAAAGGGAAAGTTATTTATGTAGGCAAATCAAATAATTTAAGGGCTCGTATTAGAACATATTTCCAATTGAATGATACTCGTTATCATATTCGTTTTCTTATTTCTAAAGCCCACAAAATCGACTATCTCATTACAAAAAATGAGAAAGAGGCTTTACTTTTAGAAAATACTCTTATCAAACAGCACAAACCTCGTTATAATATCCGACTTAAAGATGACAAAAACTTCTTATCATTACGTATTGACCCATCTGAAAAGTATCCACGACTTACCTTCGTTAGAAAACCTAAAAACGACAATGCCCTGTATTTTGGTCCTTTTCATGTAGCTTCTGCTATCCGTGAACTATATAAACAACTTCATTTCGTTGTGCCCTTGCGACGTTGTTCAGATAACATGTTTAATAACAGAACACGACCTTGCTTATATTATCAACTGGGTACATGTCCAGCACCGTGTGTCGGTTATATTAACGAAGATGATTATGCTAAATTGGTTAATCAAGCCATTCTTGTATTGCAAGGCAACACAGAAGCATTAGAAAAAGAGTTAACCCTTGAAATTAAAAAAGAAGCAGAACAATTGCATTTTGAAAAAGCGGGACTGTTACGTGATAGGTTGTTCGCTCTTCGGAAAATCATGGAACCTCAAAAAACAATTCTTAACAATTACTCGCGGAATATTGATGTTTGGGGCTTTTATTCATCTGATAAAATTGCTGTATTTTTAATCCTTTTCTATCAAGAAGGTAAACTTATTGGTTCTTATAATTTTACAATAAAATTACCAACTGAAATTCCTATCTCTGAGTTCTTGTCTTCCTTATTATTAGAATTATATACCCATAATTTATCTGTCCCAGAAGAAATTCTTTTACCTATTCATATACAAGAAACATCTCAATTGGAGACTATTTTAACTGAAAAGAAAGGTACAAAAGTCAAAATCACATCTTCTACAAAAGGCAAAAATACTGAACTCTTGGACTTGGCATTAAAAAATGCAGAAACAAAATTCCGTGAGGAATATAACTTGCAAACAAACCAAGGGGCAATTTTACAAGAAATACAAAATATTCTTCACATCCCCAGAATGCCTATAAGAATAGAATGTTTTGATGCCTCTACATTACAAGGGAATAATACCGTTGTCGGAATGGTCGTGTTTGAAAACGGTATACCTAAAAAATCAGATTATCGGCAGTTTTCTATTAAAACATCCAATATAAATGATGACTATTTCGCTTTACGAGATGCACTTACACGACGGTTTAGAGATTTAACAGACTTACCCTTGCCAGATTTACTCCTTATTGATGGGGGTAAAGGACAGCTGAATGTCGCTTTATCTGTATTAAATGATTTATCGATTTCTGATGTTTATTGTGTAAGTATAGCTAAGGCCAGAAACTATTCGTTTTCTAAAAATAATTCTTCTTCTCAAGAACGTTTTTTTACACCCAACAGATGTAATCCAATTATTATCAAGAACAAAACTTCTAACGCCCTGCTTTTGCTTCAAAGAATACGAGACGAAACTCATCGTTTTTCAATCCAATATCATAGAAAAAAGCGGTTAGTAAAAGACTTATCATCGTCTATTAACATTTCTGGATTGGGTAAAAACACAACAGAAAAATTGTTAAAACACTTCAAGTCTTTTGATAAAATAAGAAATGCATCAATTCAAGAATTAAAATGTGTAAAAGGAATCGGTGATACGTTGGCAACATTGATTTATAACTATTTTCAAACACCACAAAATAACCATAAATAA